One genomic region from Listeria monocytogenes encodes:
- a CDS encoding PhoH family protein produces MLNEFNEVVELSDDTNIQDLFGNNNKNIELLEELLQVKIITRGESLSITGEEEPVQHTTAVLNELILTVKRGIHIDGRDIAQAVKMQRNGTLIYFHTLFEEEITKNAKGTPIRPKTFGQRTYIQMIKKHDIVFGVGPAGTGKTYLAVVMAVDAWKKGNVSKIILTRPAVEAGESLGFLPGDLKEKVDPYLRPVYDALYDIFGTEHTTRLMDRGVIEIAPLAYMRGRTLDHAFVILDEAQNTTIAQMKMFLTRLGYDSKMIVNGDMTQIDLPKGATSGLVNAEQVLKDVKDIGFVYFEHHDVVRHPLVAEIIKAYEGKQN; encoded by the coding sequence ATGCTAAATGAATTTAATGAAGTAGTCGAATTATCTGATGACACAAATATTCAAGATTTATTCGGCAATAATAATAAGAATATCGAACTTTTAGAAGAGTTACTTCAAGTGAAAATCATTACTCGGGGAGAGTCACTATCTATTACAGGTGAAGAAGAGCCTGTACAGCATACGACTGCCGTTTTAAATGAACTTATTCTGACAGTAAAACGGGGCATTCATATTGATGGTAGAGATATCGCCCAAGCAGTGAAAATGCAAAGAAATGGAACACTTATTTACTTCCATACCTTATTTGAAGAAGAAATTACGAAGAATGCAAAAGGAACGCCAATTAGACCAAAAACATTCGGACAAAGAACTTATATTCAAATGATTAAAAAACACGACATCGTTTTCGGCGTTGGTCCAGCAGGTACTGGTAAAACATATTTAGCAGTTGTTATGGCAGTTGACGCATGGAAAAAAGGAAATGTTAGCAAAATCATTTTAACAAGACCTGCCGTTGAAGCTGGCGAAAGTTTAGGTTTTTTGCCAGGAGATTTAAAAGAAAAAGTAGATCCTTATTTACGCCCTGTATACGACGCGTTATACGACATTTTTGGTACAGAGCATACAACAAGGCTAATGGACCGGGGCGTTATTGAAATAGCTCCTCTGGCTTATATGCGTGGACGTACACTTGATCATGCCTTTGTTATTTTAGACGAAGCACAAAATACGACCATTGCCCAAATGAAAATGTTTTTAACACGACTTGGTTATGACTCCAAAATGATTGTCAATGGAGATATGACGCAAATTGACTTACCAAAAGGTGCAACTAGTGGTCTTGTCAATGCGGAACAAGTTTTAAAAGATGTAAAAGATATCGGTTTTGTTTACTTTGAACATCACGATGTAGTCAGACACCCGCTCGTTGCTGAAATTATCAAAGCT
- a CDS encoding GatB/YqeY domain-containing protein, with product MTLLDKLNEDMKQAMRDKEKEKLSVIRMLKAALQNEAIHQGVKDLTPDDEVTVISRELKQRRDSLAEFDKAGRSDLSDKVRSEIVIVEDYAPKQLTPEELENIVKATIEEVGASSKADFGKVMSAIMPKVKGKADGGAVNQFVKKYLS from the coding sequence TTGACACTGCTTGACAAGTTAAATGAAGATATGAAACAAGCGATGCGCGATAAAGAGAAAGAAAAACTTTCCGTTATTCGTATGTTAAAAGCAGCTTTACAAAACGAAGCAATTCACCAAGGTGTGAAAGATCTTACTCCGGATGATGAAGTAACCGTGATTTCCCGCGAACTCAAACAACGCAGAGATTCTCTAGCAGAGTTTGACAAAGCTGGACGTAGCGACCTTTCTGATAAAGTCCGTTCCGAGATTGTCATTGTGGAGGACTACGCGCCAAAACAATTGACTCCTGAAGAGCTTGAGAATATTGTGAAAGCAACTATCGAAGAAGTTGGCGCATCTAGTAAAGCTGATTTCGGCAAAGTAATGTCCGCAATTATGCCTAAAGTAAAGGGCAAAGCTGACGGCGGTGCTGTTAACCAATTCGTAAAAAAATATCTTTCATAA
- the rpsU gene encoding 30S ribosomal protein S21: MSKTVVRKNESLEDALRRFKRTVSKSGTLQESRKREFYEKPSVKRKKKSEAARKRKF; encoded by the coding sequence ATGTCAAAAACAGTAGTTCGTAAAAACGAATCGCTTGAAGATGCTCTTCGTCGCTTTAAACGTACTGTTTCCAAAAGTGGAACTTTGCAAGAATCCAGAAAGCGCGAATTTTATGAAAAACCAAGCGTAAAACGTAAGAAAAAATCCGAAGCAGCAAGAAAACGCAAATTCTAA